CACGAAGAACTGGCCGGTGCGGATCTTTCGGCCCAATCGCATCTGACGGGCGCCATCCCGCGTCCAGACGGCGGCGACCAGTCCATAGTCGGTGTCGTTGGCCAGGCGGACGGCGTCGTCCTCGTCATCGAACGGCAGGGCCACCAGAACCGGGCCGAACACCTCTTCACGGGCGATCTCGCTATCGCGCGGCGCAGGACCGAACAGCGTCGGCTTGACGTAGAAGCCGCCGGCTGGCGCGCTCTCGACGACGACGCCTTCGGCCAGGACCGGGATTCCTGCGGACACGGCCCGGTCGATGAAGCCCTGGACGCGTTTCTGCTGCTTGGCGGTGATGATCGGGCCCGCGTCCAGATCGGCTTCCGGGCGCCCGACGCGCACCTTGGCGAACGCCTGCGACAAGCGATCGACGACCTCGTCGTATGAGCGGCGTTCGATGAGCAGCCGGCTGCCTGCGGAACAGGTTTGGCCGCTGTTCTGGATGATGGCCTTGACGATCACTGGGATGGCTGTGTCGAAGTCAGCGTCGGCGAAGACAATCTGCGGCGACTTGCCGCCGAGTTCGAGCGTGCAACTGATGTAGTGGTCGGCGCAGAGCTTCTGGATGATCTGGCCGACTTCCGGCGACCCCGTGAAGGACATGAAGTCGACGCCTTCATGGGACGCCAGCCCGGCGCCCGAGACTGCGCCCCGTCCGGTGATGATGTTCACAGACCCCGCCGGGAACCCCGCCTCTACGATCAGGTCCGCGAGCGCGAGGGCGGTGGCGCAGGCGTCCTCGGCCGGCTTCAGAACGGCGGCGTTGCCGACGGCCAGAGCCGGAGCCAGTGTCCGCCCGAACATCTGGGCGGGGTAGTTCCAGGGCAGTATGTGGCCCGTCACGCCATGCGGCTCTGGCGTAACCGTCACGGTGTAGCCTGCGAGATAGGGCAGGGTCTCGCCGTGAAGCTTGTCGGCGGCCCCGCCATAGAACTCAAAATAGCGGGCCAGGGCGACGATGTCGTTGCGGGCGACCGTCGCGGGCTTGCCTGTGTCGCGGGCCTCACAATCGGCGAGGCGGTCTATATCGCGGAGAACCAGTTCGGAGAAGCGATGCAGGAGACGGCCGCGTTCCAGCGCTGTCGTCCGCCCCCAGGGGCCCTCGTCGAACGCCGCGCGAGCCGCCTTCACGGCCGCGTCGACATCATCCAGCGTGCTGTCGGCGATCTTGCCGATGATCGCCCCCGTCGCGGGCTCCAAGACGTCGATCTGATCGGGTCCTGTCGACGCGCGCCACTCGCCGTCGATGAAATTGCAGGCCTGGGTCATCGCTTTGTCTTCTCTCTCCTCGACCGACCGAACGGCGACGCGGCCGCCCGACGCCCCGCGGGACGGCGAGGTTGACGTGGCGCATCGGCCGCCGATCACGGCTCTCGTTGTCTGAGGACGTAGCGCCTGACATCGATAAGGTCTAATAAGCCAAATGGCTCAACCTCATGCATGGTGATT
Above is a genomic segment from Candidatus Brevundimonas colombiensis containing:
- a CDS encoding aldehyde dehydrogenase family protein, with amino-acid sequence MTQACNFIDGEWRASTGPDQIDVLEPATGAIIGKIADSTLDDVDAAVKAARAAFDEGPWGRTTALERGRLLHRFSELVLRDIDRLADCEARDTGKPATVARNDIVALARYFEFYGGAADKLHGETLPYLAGYTVTVTPEPHGVTGHILPWNYPAQMFGRTLAPALAVGNAAVLKPAEDACATALALADLIVEAGFPAGSVNIITGRGAVSGAGLASHEGVDFMSFTGSPEVGQIIQKLCADHYISCTLELGGKSPQIVFADADFDTAIPVIVKAIIQNSGQTCSAGSRLLIERRSYDEVVDRLSQAFAKVRVGRPEADLDAGPIITAKQQKRVQGFIDRAVSAGIPVLAEGVVVESAPAGGFYVKPTLFGPAPRDSEIAREEVFGPVLVALPFDDEDDAVRLANDTDYGLVAAVWTRDGARQMRLGRKIRTGQFFVNCYGAGAGIELPFGGAGKSGHGREKGFAAMYDFSKTKTTVFNHG